CCTTTTATTCTTCATCCCGTCACCGGGGGAATGGATAGCAATCTAAGCCTGGTCTAAGCTCCGCTCACCCTGAGTCCCGATTCAAATCGGGATCGAAGGGTTCCTAATCACCTTTTCCGGCCTTCCCAGGGATTACGAAAATTCTCAAACAACTCTAAGCATTACAAGTACAGACCTCCAACCTTGCAATCACTCGCTGAACGTCTCTTCGATCTCTCCACACCTGAGCATGGAAGCACCGAAATAGGGATTTTTAATCTCTTCCTGGTTCTGAAGCCAGTAAGCTCCCTGATCATCCAGTGCCATTGGACAAAATGCAAGATAATGGTCTCCTGACACATGACCATAGATTCTCTGCAGCTTAATTATCTGTTCTGAGATGTCTGAAAAGGCCTTGCGAAGCTCTTCGATTCCAGAAAAGTGCTCACGATGCACAAGTACCGAATTGAGAGCATCTTTTATCTCATTCCATTCATGGTAGTCACCTTTAACAGAGCCTATCTTTTCCTCAAGATCAGCCATTGAAGAGACCGCACCGTCAGGATCATCACCATCGAGGTTGTTTGCTAATGCGAAATAACTCTCATACACCGGATCCAGACTCTGCATAAATTCAGCCGAAACATCTGTAATTCTTTCGACTTGCGTTTCCTCTTCCTGGTGTTCGATGTGATCCTGAGCAGGCATATCTGTCTGGTGATGTGCATGGGCACCACCGGTAGCTCCCCCTTCAGGGTTCATCATACTGGGTCTGGCCCTTATCTGAAGTTCACTGTCGATTCTGAATGCCCCGTGAACCACAACCCGTTCACCTTCCTCCAGACCACTTTTTACTATATAGTTATCTCCCATCCTTGGCCCCAGAACGATTTCCTTTCCTTCATAGACCGAACCGACCTCATCGGACCCTGTCTCGACATAGACTATTGCCCTTTCTCCGGTGAGAAGAGGAGCAGTCACAGGAATAACCAGCGGAGCAGTTTCATCAGAAATTTCGACATCATCACGGGGAAGAATTCTGGCAGTGAGAAACATCTCCGGTTTGAGCCTCTGATCTGTGTTGCGGACTTCAACACGCACATTTGCTGTGCGGGTCGAGGGGTTTATGACCGGATCGATGAAAGAAACGGTGCCGTTGTACGTTTCTCCCGGGATTGCCGCGAGTGTAAATTCAACTTCCTGTCCGAGTCTTATATGCGGCAGATCTTTTTCATAGGCATCCAGATGCAGCCACACATTGGAGAGATCGGCAATGTGAAAGAGCGGTGTTCCCTCTTTAACATAATCTCCCTGATCCACAGCCCTGTGCAGCACAGTTCCCGATTGAGCTGCTCTAACAGTCATGTGCTCGGAAGGTCTGTTCTTTTCAAGAATGTTGTCAAGCTCTGTATCTGAAAAGCCCAAGAGCCTAAGCTTCTCTTTTGCCGCTCTCAGGTTTGCTTCTGCACTGTTTTTTACAAGTGCACTGGCGCTCTCTCCCAAACGATTGACCGTTGATGCAGCACTGATGAGTTCCTGCTGCAAGGACATCAGCTCAGGACTGTAAAGTACCGCCAGAGCAGCACCCCGCCTTACAGCCGTACCGGTTTCATTAACCACCAGACGGTCTATTCTGCCGTTGATTCTTGAGCTGATCGCTTCAACCCTGCGCTCATCAGGAACAACCCTTCCGGTCAGCCTTACAGTTATATCTCCACCCCGACGCGCCACAGGTGCAGTAACTATTCTGGAAAGCCGTATGGCCGAATTTGAAAGGGTCAGAGATCTTTCACTTTCATCACCCGAGCCAGGGCCATCGCTTGGCATAGGTATTAAATCCATGTGACAGATCGGGCACTGTCCCGGTTCTTCCATCACGATCTGTGGATGCATAGAGCAGGTCCATAACCCGTTCTCATCCTGTTCATGTGTATGTTCATGATCGTGTGCGGCATGCTCCGTTTCTTTGGGAGAAAAAGAACCACCAAGGCGAAACGCAAGCACTGCAACCAGGAAAATAACTCCAAAGGTTCTTGCTTTCCTGTTGCGGGCCACAGAAGCAATCCGGCCCCATAATTTCAGTGATACATTCTGTAATTTATTTGTCGTTTTCATTTATCAACTCCTGTCAGGCGGATGAGTTCTGATTCTGCTTTTTTCACTCTGAGCTGCTCTGCGATAAGTTGCTCCTCAAGCTGGAGCAGTGTGCGCTGGGAATCGATCAGTTCCATTATCCCTGATGATCCTGTTTGGTAATCGGTTTGTGTTAACTGCACAACCTGAGTAGCCTGAGGTATAAGTACATCTGTGTATAACTTCATTTTTCGTTGTGAATCTCTCAGATCATTGACTGTTGAAACAGCTTCTGCACGTATCTGATTGGCCATATCGTCTCTGATTTTACGGACAGACTCCTTAACCTCAGAAGCTTGTTGTACCTCTGCCCGGTTTCTTCTTACCCAAACCGGCAGAGTCATTTTCACCCCAACACTCCAGGAACCATCCATTCCTCCACCGCCCATATATTCGGTGCCAACTTCCAGGTCAGGAAGATACTGCTGTCTGGCCAGGCTTACCATGGTTTCTGCAACTTCCAGTTCACTTTCCATTATTTGAAGTGTAAAGTTTTTCGACAGAATCCTGGCGACAATCTCTTCATCACTGCCAGAAATTCCGGACACATATTCAGATTCTGTATCCACACTGATCAACGATACATCTTCCAGGTCAAGAACCGCAGCAAGTTTCTGTCTGTAGGAATCTATTTTTTGTCTGTTACTCTGCAGAGCATCTTCAGCCCTCGCCATCTCAACCTGAATCCGCACCAGTTGACTTTGCGGTGCACCACCAACAGTGTACCTGATCCTGGCGTTGTCTTCCAGAAATATCAGCAGCTCCAGATTGTCATTCAGTATGGAATACATCCGTTTGGCATTATAAAGCTTCGAATAGGCCTCGACCACCTCCGAGACTATATCAGCGCGAACTTGCTCACGTCTGGCCTTCTGGCGCTCCAACATCTGAGTAGCAGCCCTGCGTTCAGTCAAAATTTTGGTGGGAAATGGAATCCTCTGACTTACACCGATGCCATATCCACCTTCAATTCCAAAATTGCTCATGGCCATTGGATCGGGAAGGGATGAGGCGATTGTTATTTGGTTTCGCTGTGATTCCAGATCACTGTCTGCTGCAGATATTCTGGGATTATTCTGCAACGCAAATTGTATATAATCTCCAAGTGAATTCCCGGCAGGCAACTCAGAAAACGCCACCTTGTTGTTTTCCGAATAAACCGGGGAAAGAGTCAGAGCCATTGTCAGGATCATTACCGGCAAAACAGCTCTGAATCCATTTTTAAGTGCTGACATTTCAGCCTCCTTTACCTATTTAATATTGTAGTCTGTATAGGACAAATATATAGATAATCTGCTTTTAAAAAGCAGAGACGGAAATATCAATTCAGAAAGACGGGCGATGGCGGGGGTAATTGAAAGGTAAGATCAAGATCAGAACTGACTCTTTTTTCGTGGATTGCAGATACATCCGAAAATCTGTAAATAAATATTACCGGAATACGGTGATCTGCCAGGTGCTCAATAACCTTTGAAGGGGCGCTATTGCGCCCCGAAGATGAAACCTGATCATCTATTTTGCAAACTTCACATTCACTGCATTGTTTGCAATTTTCATGACCGGAAAGATTTTTGAAGGAAAAACAACAGGTATGATCACTCTCTGCGAAATGCCCATTTAACCCATGAGATACATTGACTTCCTTACTGCACAGTGAAGATGCAATAAGGGCCTGTACCTGGAAAACAAGCATAAAAATGCATAGTAGTGAAAATACCCTTTTTAACATAAACCATCCTTAAAAGATTTGGCAAACAGTGATACGTTTATTAATTGACTAAATTTCATCTCACCATTTCTAAATACTTTTCAGGATCTCCCTGAACGATGTCTATACATCCCTGACAGCAGACATAAATTTTCTGCCCGTCGTGCTCTACATACAGGTCCTTAGTTATCTCTCTTGCTGGCATTACAGGACACATTGCCTGTTCTGCAGTTTCCCCCAAAACTTCAGGCTTCTGCCCTGATTCTTTGAGAATATTCACATGCTTCTGGAAGTTTTGCTCTATAGTCTCAATACAGCCTGGACAACAGACATAGATTCTTTTTCCATCCTGTTCAGCATACATCTCCCTGTTTATCTCTCCTCCCATAACAGGACAGGTTTGCTGAGCTGAATAGGTTTTCCCTTCAGCCACATGCTGGTGACCCCCATGGTCATGACCCGAATACGAATCACTATGATTCTGACAAGCTAAGATAATCACGACCGGCAATAAAACAATCAAAAAAATCAATCCGAACTTTTTCATTTTAGATTCCTCTCTCAATAAAAAGACTTTGTAAATCAATCCCAAAATCGACTATCAGCTAAACAGAGGAAGATATCAATTCAGATAAACCGGAGCAGGGGGAGGAAGCTTGAATTGGATAATCAGATCGCTGTCAATATTCTTGTCATTAAACGTTATATCAGCAGAACTGAATAGCCATTCTAAGTGAAGGTGGTTATTGGATAGGTATTCAACTAATTTTACAGCAGTGTTATTGCTTTCCGCTGAAGAGGCTTGTTCATCACCAGTGCACACATCACAGCTGTTACACTGATCGCAATTCTCACTGGCAGAACCGGAAATACAGCAATTGTGATTTTTTTCAACAGAGTGTGCGCCAAGCCCTTCTGTACCAACCATAGGGCAAGGTGCTGATGCTGCAGAAAGTTGCACCTGCAAAACCAGACTAAAAACGCAAACTATTGTAAAAATCCGATTCACCATACTTATCACCTTATAATAATCAACTCTATGTTCGGCTTTCTCAGCATTTTATTAACCCGAATTTTCTTATCGTTTTTTGACTGCACCGCTAAGCAGTGCAGTCAAAAAACATATGCTTTTCAACCAATAAGGCCCGTTACCTCCGCACGGGGCAGCAGCCTGCACTTTTATGCTCTTTTGCCGCATGTGCAGTTTCGATAACCTCTACTTCCTCATCGCTCTCTTTTATGACCTCCAGATATTTTTCGAAATCATTTTCGACAATCTCTACACAACTCTGACAGCAAACATAGATTCGCTTGCCATCCTGTTCAACATAGAGGTCCTTATCGATTTCTCTGTCCATAACCGGGCAGGTTTGCTGTCCGATTTCACTCTTTTCTGCAAGCTGCTGTGCTACAACCTCACTTGAAGCACCATCATGGTGACAGGCCATTAAGCCATAACCTACAAATGAGACAGCTATCAGAGCTAATACTAAGGCGATCTTTCTCATTGTGTACCCCTTTCGGTATTTGTAAAAAAACTGTTATTCTACAAATATAATTATTCTGCAGCTATAACACCTCTTTCAACGCTTCTATAAGGTCATCAGGATGCTCAAGACCAACAGAGAGACGTATCAGATCGGGAGTAAGTCCGCCTGCCTTCTGCTGCTCTTCTGTGAGCTGTGAATGACTTGTACTTGCCGGATGAAGTACCAGACTTTTTGCATCACCCACATTTGCCAGATGAGAAAAAAGTTTGATGTTATCTATCAGTTTTACCGCTGCTTCATATCCGCCCTTTATCCCAAAGACAACCATCCCTCCAAATCCACTCTTAAGATACTTACTTGACAGTGAATATGCAGGATCATCCTCCAGACCCGGATATCTCACCCACGAAACAGAATCATGCCCCTGCAGAAATTGGGCTATTTTCATGGCATTTGAACTGTGTCGGTCCATACGCACGTGCAGTGTTTCAAGCCCCTGCATAAATATCCAGGCATTATCGGGAGAAATACAGGCACCAAGGTTACGAAGCGGTACAGTTCTTAAACGCAGTGCAAACGCAATAGGTGCAAGTGGCTCCGGAAGATCTTTTGCCCAGCGCAAACCATGGTAGTTTTTGTCGGGTTCTGTAAACAGCGGGTGACGTCCTCCACCCCAGTTGAATTTACCACTGTCAGTTATGATCCCACCGATTGCAGACCCATGCCCACCCATCCATTTGGTGAGAGAGTTGACCACAATATCGGCACCGTGATCGATTGCCTTCAACAAGTAAGGGGTGGTAAATGTTCCGTCCACTATAAGGGGGAGCCCGTTTTCGTGAGCGATCTTCGCCACAGCTTCAATGTCTGTAAAGTCAAGAACCGGGTTTCCGATAGTCTCAATAAAAACCGCTCTTGTCTTATCGGTAATGGCACTTTTGAAACTTTGAGGATCCTGTGAGTTCACAAAGCGGGTAGTGATACCAAGCTGAGGAAGAATAGCATCAAACATGGTGTAAGTTCCACCATAGAGGTTGCTTGCGGAGACAATCTCATCACCTGCGGAAGCGAGGGTAATAATGACATTAAAAATCGCAGATGTCCCTGATGCCAGTGCTACCGATGCGGCTCCGCCTTCAAGCTGACTAACCCGCTGCTCCAGCATATCGTGGGTGGGGTTCATAAGCCTGGTATATATGTTCCCCAACTCCTTAAGGGCAAACAGATTTGCTGCATGCTCAGTATTTTTGAACAGATAAGAACTGGTCCTGTAAACCGGAACACCCCTTGACATAGTTTCATCAGTCTGCTGCCCGGCATGAAGAGCCAGTGTCTCAAAACGGTAATCCTTTCCTGCCCCCATAAAAACCTCCTATTCAAAAATTTTCGCTGTGTATTATTTCACATCTCCATCAAATAACCATGTACTCAGGTACCTCTCACCGCTATCGGGTAAAACAACCACAATTTTTTTCCCTCTGTTCTCCTCCCGCAGAGAAACCTGAAGTGCGGCCCAAAGCGCAGCACCCGATGATACCCCTACCAATACGCCTTCCTCTTTGGCCAGAGCTCTGGAAACAGATGCCGCATCATTTTCATCCACTTCGATTATCTCATCTACCATATCTGACTTAAAAACATCCGGGATGAAACCTGCCCCTATGCCCTGGATTTTGTGAGGCCCCGGTGAACCACCAGAGAGCACAGGAGACCCTTTGGGCTCAACCGCAATTGACTTCAAAGATGGATTGCGTTCCTTGAGCACCTTTGAAACACCCGTTATTGTCCCCCCCGTACCAACGCCGGCAATAAATATATCAACACTCCCATCCGTATCGTTCCAGATCTCCTCTGCTGTGGTTTTTTCGTGAACCGAAGGATTTGCCGGATTGCTGAACTGCTGAAGCATAACAGCATTTGGAATAGAATCCACAAGCTCTTCTGCTTTACTTATTGCACCCTTCATACCCTTAGGACCTTCGGTCAACACCAGCTCAGCACCCAGCGCCTTCAAAAGCTTGCGTCTTTCGATAGACATAGTTTCAGGCATGGTCAGTATAAGCCTGTATCCTTTGGATGCCGAAATATAAGCAAGAGCAATACCGGTGTTTCCACTTGTGGGCTCCACAAGAACAGACCCCTCCTTTATAACCCCACGCCTTTCACCATCCTCTATCATCGCCAGGCCGATACGATCCTTAACACTTGAAAGAGGGTTAAACATTTCCAGCTTTGCAAATATTTCAGCACCGCCCCTGTTGAGTTTTTTTATCTTAACCAATGGAGTGTTCCCAATCAATTCCCCAATATTGTTCGCTACTCTCATAACCTGTTCTCCTTTAACTTAACTGAGCATGCGTGCTACTAAAGGTTATTCGGCCAATAAATCAGTCCCTACATTTAATATAACATACTTTA
This Chitinispirillum alkaliphilum DNA region includes the following protein-coding sequences:
- a CDS encoding putative Co/Zn/Cd efflux system membrane fusion protein, with translation MKTTNKLQNVSLKLWGRIASVARNRKARTFGVIFLVAVLAFRLGGSFSPKETEHAAHDHEHTHEQDENGLWTCSMHPQIVMEEPGQCPICHMDLIPMPSDGPGSGDESERSLTLSNSAIRLSRIVTAPVARRGGDITVRLTGRVVPDERRVEAISSRINGRIDRLVVNETGTAVRRGAALAVLYSPELMSLQQELISAASTVNRLGESASALVKNSAEANLRAAKEKLRLLGFSDTELDNILEKNRPSEHMTVRAAQSGTVLHRAVDQGDYVKEGTPLFHIADLSNVWLHLDAYEKDLPHIRLGQEVEFTLAAIPGETYNGTVSFIDPVINPSTRTANVRVEVRNTDQRLKPEMFLTARILPRDDVEISDETAPLVIPVTAPLLTGERAIVYVETGSDEVGSVYEGKEIVLGPRMGDNYIVKSGLEEGERVVVHGAFRIDSELQIRARPSMMNPEGGATGGAHAHHQTDMPAQDHIEHQEEETQVERITDVSAEFMQSLDPVYESYFALANNLDGDDPDGAVSSMADLEEKIGSVKGDYHEWNEIKDALNSVLVHREHFSGIEELRKAFSDISEQIIKLQRIYGHVSGDHYLAFCPMALDDQGAYWLQNQEEIKNPYFGASMLRCGEIEETFSE
- a CDS encoding Cysteine synthase, with the translated sequence MRVANNIGELIGNTPLVKIKKLNRGGAEIFAKLEMFNPLSSVKDRIGLAMIEDGERRGVIKEGSVLVEPTSGNTGIALAYISASKGYRLILTMPETMSIERRKLLKALGAELVLTEGPKGMKGAISKAEELVDSIPNAVMLQQFSNPANPSVHEKTTAEEIWNDTDGSVDIFIAGVGTGGTITGVSKVLKERNPSLKSIAVEPKGSPVLSGGSPGPHKIQGIGAGFIPDVFKSDMVDEIIEVDENDAASVSRALAKEEGVLVGVSSGAALWAALQVSLREENRGKKIVVVLPDSGERYLSTWLFDGDVK
- a CDS encoding Heavy metal RND efflux outer membrane protein, CzcC family; protein product: MSALKNGFRAVLPVMILTMALTLSPVYSENNKVAFSELPAGNSLGDYIQFALQNNPRISAADSDLESQRNQITIASSLPDPMAMSNFGIEGGYGIGVSQRIPFPTKILTERRAATQMLERQKARREQVRADIVSEVVEAYSKLYNAKRMYSILNDNLELLIFLEDNARIRYTVGGAPQSQLVRIQVEMARAEDALQSNRQKIDSYRQKLAAVLDLEDVSLISVDTESEYVSGISGSDEEIVARILSKNFTLQIMESELEVAETMVSLARQQYLPDLEVGTEYMGGGGMDGSWSVGVKMTLPVWVRRNRAEVQQASEVKESVRKIRDDMANQIRAEAVSTVNDLRDSQRKMKLYTDVLIPQATQVVQLTQTDYQTGSSGIMELIDSQRTLLQLEEQLIAEQLRVKKAESELIRLTGVDK
- a CDS encoding O-acetylhomoserine sulfhydrylase, with the protein product MGAGKDYRFETLALHAGQQTDETMSRGVPVYRTSSYLFKNTEHAANLFALKELGNIYTRLMNPTHDMLEQRVSQLEGGAASVALASGTSAIFNVIITLASAGDEIVSASNLYGGTYTMFDAILPQLGITTRFVNSQDPQSFKSAITDKTRAVFIETIGNPVLDFTDIEAVAKIAHENGLPLIVDGTFTTPYLLKAIDHGADIVVNSLTKWMGGHGSAIGGIITDSGKFNWGGGRHPLFTEPDKNYHGLRWAKDLPEPLAPIAFALRLRTVPLRNLGACISPDNAWIFMQGLETLHVRMDRHSSNAMKIAQFLQGHDSVSWVRYPGLEDDPAYSLSSKYLKSGFGGMVVFGIKGGYEAAVKLIDNIKLFSHLANVGDAKSLVLHPASTSHSQLTEEQQKAGGLTPDLIRLSVGLEHPDDLIEALKEVL